A single Mangrovimonas sp. YM274 DNA region contains:
- a CDS encoding Na(+)-translocating NADH-quinone reductase subunit F — MSKPLTKQELHNLAMNHVGRDLEQRGFEFVAVNSKLKRHPQFVCIDKNSQYYFVIVRAVLLPDNPNNYDVVWMETFKKHARDKDAKVLYAGVGLGNPNGEELPLYLNEEYLIEYNGIQVIDTHLN; from the coding sequence ATGAGTAAACCATTGACAAAACAGGAACTTCACAACTTAGCCATGAACCATGTAGGTCGGGATTTGGAGCAACGTGGATTTGAATTTGTAGCTGTTAATAGCAAACTCAAACGCCATCCCCAATTTGTGTGTATCGATAAAAACAGTCAATATTATTTTGTGATTGTGAGAGCCGTGTTGTTACCGGATAATCCCAACAATTATGATGTAGTTTGGATGGAAACCTTTAAAAAACACGCCCGGGATAAAGATGCCAAGGTATTATATGCAGGTGTAGGTTTGGGGAATCCCAATGGCGAAGAACTTCCTTTGTATTTAAATGAAGAATATTTAATCGAGTACAATGGCATTCAGGTAATCGATACGCATTTAAATTGA
- a CDS encoding transporter substrate-binding domain-containing protein translates to MKNYIQYWIIILLLSTPLFGGNATAQISQDTLRVGVYESAPFVIFKADGSMHGVSIWLWEQMAQDLDQPYKLVRYTSEMPLKRLLEDLEINQIDLAINPITITSHRNRNINFTYPFYVGNLAIAQKKGTKWHSVLSVLKAIFSYRLLYLVIILGSLVLVFGFLIWMVEKQNNHFERGAKGLVSSFWWSAVTMTTVGYGDKVPLSNLGRFIAFVWMLCSLIIIAIFSASITSSLTVHELTQHTHNLDDFKLAKVGTVEASATSEYLSRNFFRNTVAYPELLKGLEELNEGHLDYFIYDEPWLDFQLSNNLDYAALHLLPIRFNVQLYGMPMAKALPTELQNQLSIGLLQLTESRDWEFLLEEYQLKEY, encoded by the coding sequence ATGAAGAATTATATTCAATATTGGATTATCATTCTTTTGCTATCAACTCCATTATTTGGGGGCAATGCGACTGCTCAAATTTCTCAAGATACTTTACGAGTTGGTGTTTACGAATCGGCACCTTTTGTCATTTTTAAGGCTGATGGGAGTATGCATGGGGTTAGCATATGGTTATGGGAGCAAATGGCGCAAGATCTTGATCAACCCTATAAGTTGGTACGCTATACTTCAGAAATGCCTTTAAAGAGGCTTTTGGAAGATTTGGAGATAAATCAAATTGACTTAGCAATTAATCCAATAACCATAACTAGCCACAGGAACAGAAACATTAATTTTACTTATCCATTTTATGTTGGGAATTTGGCAATTGCCCAAAAGAAGGGTACTAAGTGGCATTCCGTACTTAGCGTTCTCAAGGCTATTTTTAGTTATCGCTTGTTGTATCTTGTCATAATATTGGGGTCCTTGGTGTTGGTGTTTGGTTTTTTGATTTGGATGGTAGAAAAACAGAACAATCATTTTGAAAGAGGGGCCAAGGGCTTGGTAAGTAGTTTTTGGTGGTCTGCTGTAACAATGACTACGGTGGGGTATGGAGATAAAGTACCGCTTTCTAATTTGGGGCGTTTTATAGCCTTTGTATGGATGCTGTGCTCATTGATTATTATCGCCATATTTTCGGCCAGTATTACTTCTAGTCTTACGGTTCATGAGCTAACCCAACACACCCATAATTTGGATGATTTCAAGTTGGCTAAGGTAGGAACGGTTGAGGCCTCTGCGACCAGTGAGTATTTAAGTAGAAATTTCTTTCGGAATACAGTTGCCTATCCTGAATTGTTAAAAGGATTAGAAGAACTTAATGAAGGGCATCTTGATTATTTTATTTATGACGAACCTTGGTTGGATTTTCAGCTTAGTAATAACTTGGATTATGCAGCACTCCATCTACTTCCTATTAGGTTTAATGTACAGTTGTATGGAATGCCTATGGCAAAAGCACTCCCTACAGAATTACAAAATCAACTGTCTATAGGGCTGCTGCAATTAACAGAAAGCCGGGATTGGGAATTTCTTTTGGAAGAGTATCAGTTAAAAGAGTACTGA
- a CDS encoding Na(+)-translocating NADH-quinone reductase subunit F, which yields MITSNRFDQAIQKLYNAFHNDTLNPECCKQCAVGNILDHKDSWKHLSNGHGSLELNYLGMVHQNLGRRFNGYTPLELLQIEATFLKACGFKLPLHYRNKKPTNPTDKNTLFKGLSAVVGLLCKLDNINNVMDCAVLFNYEKKPKEVLF from the coding sequence ATGATAACTTCTAATAGATTCGATCAAGCCATTCAAAAGCTATATAATGCCTTTCATAACGACACCTTAAACCCTGAATGTTGCAAGCAGTGTGCGGTGGGAAACATTTTGGACCATAAAGATTCATGGAAACATTTATCAAATGGTCATGGTTCTTTAGAATTAAATTACCTGGGAATGGTACACCAAAACCTAGGACGAAGATTTAATGGGTACACACCGTTGGAGTTATTACAAATTGAAGCCACTTTTTTAAAGGCTTGCGGTTTTAAACTACCCTTGCATTACAGAAACAAAAAACCAACTAATCCCACGGATAAAAATACTCTTTTTAAGGGTTTAAGTGCTGTTGTAGGATTGCTATGCAAATTGGATAATATCAACAATGTTATGGATTGCGCTGTCCTATTTAACTATGAGAAGAAGCCTAAAGAAGTTTTATTCTAA
- the nqrF gene encoding NADH:ubiquinone reductase (Na(+)-transporting) subunit F, with protein sequence MILAAGTVGTIVATVAAFLVVTLLLVSLLLFVKQKLSPSGPVKIKINGEKEIEVGSGGTLLSTLGNSKIFLPSACGGGGTCIQCECHVLSGGGEALPTETPHFTRKELQHGARLACQVKVKQDMEITIPEEVFGIKKWEAEVVRNYNVASFIKEFVVRIPEDMNYKAGGYIQIEIPKCEIKYSDIDITAHPEEHETPDKFQAEWDKFGLWPLVMKNDETVERAYSMASYPAEGRDIMLNVRIATPPWDRAKNGWMDVNPGIASSYIFSRKPGDKVVISGPYGEFFINESDAEMLYVGGGAGMAPMRSHLYHLFKTLKTGRKVTYWYGGRSKRELFYIEHFRALERDFPNFKFFLALSEPLPEDNWKVKKDIHDEAGDGFVGFIHNCVIENYLDHHDAPEDIELYFCGPPLMNKAVEKMGQDFGLPDENIRFDDFGG encoded by the coding sequence ATGATATTAGCAGCAGGTACAGTAGGAACCATAGTAGCAACGGTCGCTGCCTTTTTGGTAGTAACACTTTTATTGGTGTCCTTGTTATTATTTGTAAAACAAAAATTATCTCCTTCAGGACCGGTTAAAATTAAAATTAACGGGGAAAAGGAAATTGAAGTAGGATCAGGTGGAACCTTATTATCTACTTTAGGAAATTCAAAAATCTTCTTGCCTTCCGCATGTGGTGGAGGTGGAACTTGTATCCAATGTGAGTGTCATGTATTGTCTGGTGGAGGAGAAGCCTTGCCAACAGAAACACCTCACTTTACTCGTAAAGAGTTACAGCATGGTGCACGTTTGGCATGTCAGGTTAAGGTAAAACAAGACATGGAAATCACCATTCCTGAAGAAGTATTTGGAATTAAGAAGTGGGAAGCTGAAGTTGTACGTAACTACAACGTGGCATCTTTCATTAAGGAATTTGTAGTACGCATCCCAGAGGATATGAACTATAAAGCTGGAGGGTATATCCAAATTGAAATTCCTAAGTGTGAAATTAAATATTCTGATATCGACATTACCGCACACCCAGAAGAGCACGAAACTCCGGATAAGTTTCAAGCTGAATGGGATAAATTTGGGCTTTGGCCATTGGTAATGAAGAATGATGAAACTGTTGAGAGAGCTTACTCTATGGCTTCTTACCCAGCAGAGGGACGTGACATTATGCTTAATGTACGTATTGCTACGCCACCATGGGATAGAGCTAAGAATGGATGGATGGACGTAAATCCAGGTATTGCGTCATCTTATATTTTCTCAAGAAAACCAGGTGATAAAGTGGTTATTTCAGGACCTTATGGTGAATTCTTCATCAACGAGTCAGACGCTGAAATGTTATATGTAGGTGGTGGAGCAGGTATGGCACCAATGCGTTCGCACTTGTACCACTTATTCAAGACTCTTAAAACGGGTAGAAAAGTTACTTACTGGTACGGAGGACGTTCTAAGCGCGAGTTGTTCTATATTGAGCACTTTAGAGCTTTAGAAAGAGATTTCCCTAACTTTAAGTTCTTCTTGGCGTTGTCTGAGCCACTTCCGGAAGATAACTGGAAAGTGAAGAAAGATATTCATGATGAGGCTGGAGATGGATTCGTAGGATTCATTCACAACTGTGTAATCGAAAACTACTTGGATCATCACGATGCTCCTGAAGATATCGAATTATATTTCTGTGGACCGCCGTTAATGAACAAGGCTGTAGAAAAAATGGGACAAGATTTTGGTCTTCCAGATGAAAACATCCGTTTTGATGATTTTGGAGGATAA
- the nqrE gene encoding NADH:ubiquinone reductase (Na(+)-transporting) subunit E: MLEHIELFFKSIFIDNMVFATFLGMCSYLAVSKKVSTAVGLGAAVIFVLAVTVPVNWLLDQYILQPGALKWLGAEYADYDLSFLSFIMFIATIATMVQLVEIVVEKFSPALYNSLGIFLPLIAVNCAILGGSLFMQSREIPSIGLALNYGLSSGIGWFLAILAIAAIREKIRYSNVPAPLRGLGITFIITGLMAIGFMSFGGMLTGGDEGAKEEAETAQVETVKKDTENKLANNTKVNE; this comes from the coding sequence ATGTTAGAGCACATAGAATTATTTTTCAAATCGATATTTATAGACAACATGGTATTTGCCACGTTCTTAGGAATGTGTTCTTACTTGGCTGTGTCTAAAAAAGTATCTACAGCTGTAGGTCTAGGAGCTGCGGTAATATTTGTATTAGCGGTTACTGTACCAGTTAACTGGCTGTTGGATCAATATATTTTGCAACCTGGAGCTTTAAAATGGTTAGGGGCTGAGTACGCAGATTATGACTTGAGTTTCCTTTCCTTCATCATGTTTATTGCAACCATCGCAACCATGGTGCAATTGGTAGAAATTGTAGTAGAAAAGTTCTCTCCTGCATTGTATAACTCTTTAGGTATTTTCTTGCCACTTATTGCTGTAAACTGTGCAATTTTGGGAGGATCGTTATTCATGCAATCTCGTGAGATTCCTTCAATAGGATTAGCACTTAACTATGGGCTGTCCTCTGGTATAGGATGGTTCTTGGCTATTTTGGCAATTGCTGCTATCCGCGAGAAAATTAGATATTCCAATGTTCCAGCGCCGTTGAGAGGTTTAGGTATCACGTTTATCATTACAGGGCTTATGGCCATTGGTTTTATGAGTTTTGGTGGTATGTTAACAGGAGGTGATGAAGGTGCTAAAGAAGAGGCTGAAACTGCACAGGTAGAAACTGTAAAGAAGGACACAGAGAATAAGTTAGCTAACAATACAAAAGTAAACGAGTAA
- a CDS encoding NADH:ubiquinone reductase (Na(+)-transporting) subunit D, protein MGLLSKKDAKLITDPLADNNPITIQVLGICSALAITAQLKASIVMAVSVMFVLGIGNVVISLIRNIIPSKIRIIVQLTVVAALVIIVDQVLKAFAYELSKTLSVFVGLIITNCIIMGRFEAFALGNGPWKSFLDGIGNALGYGVILVIVGFFRELLGSGTLLGFKVLGDPIEKTGLYALGYENNGFMLLSPMALIVVGIIIWVQRSRNKDLIED, encoded by the coding sequence ATGGGACTTTTATCTAAAAAAGACGCCAAGTTAATTACAGACCCATTAGCGGACAATAACCCTATTACCATTCAGGTATTGGGTATTTGTTCAGCCTTGGCTATTACTGCTCAATTAAAAGCGTCTATAGTAATGGCTGTTTCGGTAATGTTTGTATTGGGAATTGGTAACGTAGTTATTTCATTAATCAGAAACATTATCCCTTCTAAAATTAGAATTATTGTTCAGCTAACAGTAGTGGCTGCGTTGGTAATTATCGTAGACCAGGTGCTGAAAGCTTTTGCATACGAACTTAGTAAAACATTATCTGTATTCGTTGGTTTGATTATTACCAACTGTATCATTATGGGACGTTTTGAAGCGTTTGCGCTTGGTAACGGACCTTGGAAATCCTTTTTAGATGGTATTGGTAATGCATTAGGATACGGGGTTATCCTGGTTATTGTTGGATTCTTTAGAGAACTTTTAGGATCTGGAACCCTATTAGGGTTTAAGGTTTTGGGAGATCCAATTGAAAAAACAGGATTATACGCTTTAGGATACGAAAACAACGGATTTATGTTGTTATCTCCAATGGCATTGATTGTGGTAGGTATCATTATTTGGGTACAACGTAGCAGAAACAAAGATTTAATTGAAGATTAA
- a CDS encoding Na(+)-translocating NADH-quinone reductase subunit C: protein MSNKTDSNVYTVLFAIGMVVVVGALLAFTAASLKGTIGKNVELEKKQNILYAMGVNENDESSAVFVDKSEAPELFSKYITKQLVMQGGEVSEDDNAYLIDIKKAKEAAEGDASKRQLPIFVGEKDGKTFYIAPVYGKGLWDAIWGYVSMDENMVVQGAYFDHKGETPGLGANIKERFFMDDFIGEHLLDSSGNFKGIDVAKGNADPKNENKTDNEVDAIAGATITGNGVAAMLKSDLQLYKPFFDNLKNN from the coding sequence ATGAGTAATAAAACAGATAGTAACGTATATACCGTATTGTTTGCCATTGGTATGGTAGTGGTAGTAGGAGCTTTGTTGGCCTTTACTGCGGCGTCACTTAAGGGTACAATTGGAAAAAATGTGGAGTTGGAGAAAAAACAAAACATTTTGTACGCTATGGGTGTTAATGAAAATGATGAAAGTAGCGCTGTTTTTGTAGATAAGTCTGAAGCTCCAGAATTGTTTTCAAAATATATCACTAAGCAGTTGGTAATGCAAGGTGGAGAAGTTTCTGAAGATGACAACGCTTATTTAATAGATATTAAAAAGGCAAAGGAAGCTGCTGAAGGTGATGCTTCCAAAAGACAATTGCCAATATTTGTAGGAGAGAAGGATGGTAAAACATTTTATATTGCTCCAGTATATGGTAAAGGACTTTGGGATGCTATTTGGGGCTATGTTTCTATGGACGAAAACATGGTGGTTCAAGGCGCTTATTTTGATCATAAAGGGGAAACTCCTGGTCTTGGGGCCAATATTAAAGAGCGTTTCTTTATGGACGACTTTATTGGAGAGCATCTATTGGATAGCAGCGGAAATTTCAAAGGGATTGATGTGGCTAAAGGGAATGCTGACCCTAAAAACGAAAACAAAACCGATAATGAGGTAGACGCCATTGCGGGGGCAACTATTACTGGTAATGGTGTTGCAGCAATGTTGAAGAGCGACTTACAGTTGTACAAGCCTTTTTTCGATAACTTAAAAAACAATTAA
- a CDS encoding NADH:ubiquinone reductase (Na(+)-transporting) subunit B: MSLKSTLHNLKEKYKGTKMAPAFNALHTFLYLPNETTHGGTHIKAADDLKRTMNTVIMALIPCLIFGMFNAGYQHFNALGTPVDFMSWDAFYIGLIKILPLVIVSYGVGLGIEFLFAIIKGHEVEEGYLVTGMLVPLIVPIDLPLWMLAVAVAFGVVIGKEVFGGTGMNILNPALTIRAFLFFAYPTWMSGDKVWVHGAVERANEIAGGANVDAISGETILGSLAQGHDAGYSVVDMFYGFIPGSVGETSTFLILLGGLFLIFTKIGSWRIMLSSVLGALVMGLIFNSVVDAGWITESSKFYGLMSTEFWHHLLIGGFAFGTVFMATDPVTASQTNKGKWIYGFLVGFISILIRVFNPAYPEGVMLAILLMNVFAPTIDHYVVQGNVKKRMKRLKAKTA; the protein is encoded by the coding sequence ATGAGTTTGAAAAGTACATTACATAACTTAAAAGAAAAGTATAAAGGCACCAAAATGGCCCCTGCGTTTAACGCATTGCATACTTTTTTATACTTGCCTAACGAAACCACTCATGGTGGAACTCACATAAAGGCTGCCGACGATTTAAAGCGTACCATGAATACGGTAATCATGGCGTTGATCCCGTGTTTGATTTTTGGTATGTTCAATGCAGGATACCAACACTTTAATGCCTTGGGTACTCCTGTTGACTTTATGTCTTGGGATGCGTTTTATATTGGATTGATTAAAATATTACCGCTAGTAATCGTGTCTTATGGTGTTGGACTTGGAATTGAATTCTTGTTTGCCATCATAAAAGGACATGAGGTAGAGGAAGGTTACTTGGTAACTGGAATGTTGGTACCACTTATTGTACCTATTGATTTGCCATTATGGATGTTGGCTGTTGCCGTAGCATTTGGTGTGGTAATTGGTAAAGAAGTTTTTGGTGGTACAGGGATGAACATCCTTAACCCTGCCTTGACTATTCGTGCGTTTTTATTCTTCGCATATCCAACTTGGATGTCTGGAGATAAGGTATGGGTGCACGGTGCTGTTGAGCGTGCCAATGAAATTGCTGGTGGAGCAAATGTTGATGCCATTTCTGGGGAAACAATTTTGGGAAGTTTAGCTCAAGGTCATGATGCCGGTTACTCTGTGGTCGATATGTTTTATGGGTTTATTCCAGGTTCTGTTGGTGAGACGTCTACATTCTTAATCCTTTTGGGAGGATTGTTCTTGATCTTTACTAAAATTGGAAGTTGGAGAATTATGTTGTCTTCTGTTTTGGGAGCCTTGGTTATGGGATTGATCTTTAACAGTGTTGTAGATGCTGGTTGGATAACTGAAAGCAGTAAATTCTATGGACTAATGAGTACTGAATTCTGGCACCATTTATTAATTGGAGGTTTTGCCTTTGGTACTGTGTTTATGGCCACAGATCCTGTAACGGCTTCGCAAACCAACAAAGGAAAATGGATATATGGTTTCTTGGTTGGATTTATTTCAATCTTGATCCGTGTGTTCAACCCAGCTTACCCAGAAGGTGTGATGTTGGCCATTTTATTGATGAACGTATTTGCACCGACCATTGACCACTATGTGGTACAAGGAAATGTTAAGAAAAGAATGAAACGTTTAAAAGCAAAAACAGCTTAA
- a CDS encoding Na(+)-translocating NADH-quinone reductase subunit A — translation MSNDIKIKKGLNINLKGEADRSTENAIVSNFCTIRPEDFHGVTPKLVAKEGAKVKAGETVFYDKANELVKFVSPVSGEVIEVQRGAKRRILAIKIQADKEQSYLDSGKLDVASANADAIKSYLLASGCWPFIKQRPYDVIANPDKSPKAIFVSAYASAPLAADYDYVLQGKEAELQVAITALGKLTDGAVHVSVGAGSNSPLVGLSGVTLHKVSGPHPVGNVGTQINKIDPINKGEVVWTVTPQDLVIIGEMLLTGKFNAERIVALAGSSVKKPRYFRTKIGSEVATMVYDNGIDKDSNCRIISGNVLTGKHVKPDGCLDYYSNTVTVIPEGDDYEFFGWNKPVFNKISTSRAMTFSWLNPKKKFDLDTNTNGEHRAFVVTGNYEEVFPLDMYPMQLLKACMYKDLDEMEALGMYEVAPEDFALTEFICVSKQPHQKIIREGLDLMIKEIG, via the coding sequence ATGTCAAACGACATTAAGATTAAAAAAGGTCTGAATATAAACCTAAAAGGTGAAGCTGATAGATCAACGGAAAATGCGATCGTCAGTAATTTCTGCACCATCAGGCCAGAAGACTTTCACGGCGTTACCCCAAAATTAGTAGCAAAAGAAGGCGCAAAAGTAAAGGCAGGTGAAACTGTTTTTTATGATAAAGCGAATGAACTTGTGAAATTTGTCTCTCCAGTTTCAGGAGAGGTTATCGAGGTACAACGTGGTGCAAAACGAAGAATTTTAGCAATTAAGATCCAAGCGGATAAAGAGCAATCTTACCTGGATAGCGGCAAATTAGATGTAGCTTCTGCAAATGCAGATGCTATCAAATCTTATTTGTTGGCATCGGGTTGTTGGCCATTTATCAAGCAACGCCCTTATGATGTTATTGCCAATCCAGACAAGAGCCCGAAGGCTATTTTTGTGTCGGCATATGCATCGGCGCCTTTGGCAGCAGATTATGATTATGTGTTGCAAGGAAAAGAGGCTGAGCTTCAAGTTGCCATTACGGCGCTAGGAAAACTTACGGACGGTGCTGTGCATGTGTCTGTTGGAGCGGGTTCCAATTCGCCATTGGTAGGTCTTTCAGGGGTAACTTTACATAAAGTGTCTGGACCACACCCTGTAGGGAATGTTGGGACGCAAATCAATAAAATAGATCCAATTAATAAAGGAGAGGTGGTTTGGACCGTAACTCCTCAAGATCTTGTAATTATTGGAGAAATGTTGCTTACCGGGAAGTTCAACGCCGAGCGTATAGTTGCTTTAGCAGGATCTTCAGTGAAAAAACCTAGATACTTCAGAACCAAAATTGGAAGTGAAGTGGCTACTATGGTTTATGATAATGGAATTGATAAGGATAGCAATTGCAGAATAATCTCTGGAAATGTACTCACAGGAAAACACGTAAAGCCAGATGGATGTTTGGATTACTACAGTAACACAGTTACAGTAATTCCTGAAGGGGACGATTATGAGTTTTTTGGGTGGAACAAACCTGTTTTCAATAAAATATCAACCTCTAGAGCGATGACTTTTTCATGGTTGAACCCTAAGAAGAAGTTTGATCTAGATACCAATACCAACGGAGAGCACAGAGCATTTGTGGTGACTGGAAATTATGAGGAAGTATTTCCTTTAGATATGTATCCAATGCAACTTCTTAAGGCCTGTATGTACAAGGACCTTGATGAGATGGAAGCTTTGGGTATGTATGAAGTTGCTCCAGAAGATTTTGCTTTGACCGAATTTATTTGTGTGTCTAAACAACCTCACCAAAAGATTATTAGAGAAGGTTTGGACTTAATGATTAAAGAAATAGGATAG
- a CDS encoding type IX secretion system plug protein domain-containing protein: MTSKFNLLAFTFLFPIIIFSQVSEVPPPYFIKTITFKGDTQESQLPILTLGQPLVLEFDALTGDEEDFYYVIEHFNFDWTPSQLVKSEYLKGFDNQRIRDYENSFNTYQIYSHYTLQIPNNQTGGILKSGNYLISVYDQYEELMFSRKFMVYEDLVSVGVTLKRSRDVSVINEKQSVDFIINSRSLNLNNPSETIKTLVIQNNNLNTAISNLKPQYTMGNELIYKYTTESSFWGGNEYLFFENKDVRAANVGVQFIDLRDIYHGFLFTNTARAGQPYTYNPDINGNFVITALDTDNVSIEADYTNIHFSLLYPELPQGQSIYVYGNYNNYSTDESNKMAYNPTKGIYEAVIKLKQGFYNYKYVIRDANGTLDEGAICGNYYQTENNYKVLVYYRDLGARYDRLIGIGEGSSVNITN; encoded by the coding sequence ATGACATCAAAATTCAACCTATTAGCCTTTACTTTCCTTTTTCCAATCATTATTTTCTCACAAGTTAGCGAAGTTCCCCCACCATATTTCATTAAAACCATCACCTTCAAAGGTGATACCCAAGAGAGCCAACTCCCTATTTTAACCTTGGGGCAACCTCTCGTTTTAGAATTTGATGCCCTAACTGGAGACGAGGAAGACTTCTACTATGTCATTGAGCATTTTAATTTTGATTGGACTCCATCCCAACTTGTAAAATCGGAATACTTAAAGGGCTTTGACAACCAACGTATTAGGGATTATGAAAACTCATTTAACACCTACCAAATCTATTCGCACTATACACTCCAAATCCCCAACAACCAAACCGGAGGCATTTTAAAAAGTGGGAATTATTTAATTTCCGTTTACGACCAATATGAAGAACTGATGTTTTCCAGAAAATTTATGGTTTACGAAGACTTAGTAAGCGTTGGCGTCACCTTAAAGCGCTCAAGAGACGTTAGTGTTATCAACGAAAAACAATCCGTTGACTTCATCATTAACTCAAGAAGTTTAAACCTTAACAATCCAAGCGAAACCATAAAAACCCTAGTCATTCAAAACAACAATCTTAACACTGCTATTTCCAACCTAAAACCACAGTATACGATGGGCAATGAACTCATTTATAAGTATACCACTGAATCCAGTTTTTGGGGTGGCAATGAGTATTTATTTTTTGAGAACAAGGATGTTCGAGCAGCCAATGTAGGAGTTCAGTTTATTGATTTAAGAGATATTTACCACGGATTTCTATTTACCAATACAGCTCGAGCTGGGCAACCTTACACCTACAACCCAGATATCAACGGAAATTTTGTAATCACAGCCTTAGATACCGACAATGTATCCATAGAAGCCGATTACACCAATATTCACTTTTCTTTACTATACCCAGAATTACCCCAAGGTCAATCTATCTATGTATATGGCAATTACAACAACTATTCTACAGATGAAAGTAACAAAATGGCCTACAACCCCACCAAAGGTATTTATGAAGCTGTCATAAAACTAAAACAAGGTTTTTACAACTATAAATATGTAATTCGTGATGCAAATGGAACTTTAGACGAAGGAGCGATTTGCGGTAATTATTATCAAACCGAAAATAATTACAAGGTGTTGGTTTATTATCGCGATCTCGGCGCACGTTATGATAGACTAATAGGAATAGGAGAAGGCTCTTCTGTAAACATTACAAACTAA
- a CDS encoding pyridoxal-dependent decarboxylase gives MDEDLKLFNELVQVLLEEEQSQPVAKPIETELLYDKLDLSLPDTPTSADDFKAELIEIIKYTPKTASSSFFNQLYGGRLDKATLGDLLAVMLNTSMYTYKIGGPQIGIEKIILKKICEIVGYGPNSDGTFAPGGSMSNFMAMVMARDKYDKYAPRKGVTSKMIIYTSEVSHYSINKNAALMGIGRDQVREVKTNNHGEMLAEDLELKIQKDLEEGYHPFFVNCTAGTTVMGAFDDVSLIHKVSSKYNLWLHLDGAYCGSVIFSETYKHLVNGVELTDSFSVNAHKMLGTPLSCSIIVTQNSEDLHISFSNEAEYLYQTDGDEYNLGKTSLQCGRRNDALKFWTLWKSIGSQGLERIVNKQFLLADVARSYINNHPDYTLFSFDNSISVCFNYKSTPAKELCTALYKEAQLMVSYGVFKEHEFIRLVTINSVLDETDIINFFKVLETFVKNHKFNLK, from the coding sequence ATGGATGAAGATTTAAAGTTGTTTAACGAATTAGTCCAAGTACTTCTAGAAGAAGAACAAAGCCAGCCAGTTGCCAAGCCAATTGAAACGGAGCTTCTTTACGATAAACTGGATTTATCGCTGCCGGACACACCAACTTCTGCCGACGACTTCAAAGCCGAATTAATTGAAATCATCAAATACACTCCTAAAACTGCTTCCTCCTCCTTTTTCAACCAATTGTATGGAGGCCGATTGGACAAGGCTACTTTAGGAGACCTTTTAGCCGTAATGCTAAATACCAGCATGTACACCTACAAGATTGGTGGCCCCCAAATAGGAATCGAAAAAATTATCCTTAAAAAAATATGCGAAATAGTAGGGTACGGACCAAACAGCGATGGCACCTTTGCTCCAGGAGGCTCTATGAGCAATTTTATGGCTATGGTAATGGCTCGAGATAAATACGACAAATATGCCCCAAGAAAAGGAGTGACCTCTAAAATGATTATTTATACTTCGGAGGTATCCCATTATTCCATCAACAAAAATGCAGCATTAATGGGCATTGGAAGAGATCAGGTGCGCGAAGTAAAAACCAACAACCATGGAGAAATGCTAGCAGAAGACCTTGAGCTAAAAATCCAAAAAGATCTTGAAGAAGGTTATCATCCTTTTTTTGTTAACTGCACTGCAGGCACAACCGTTATGGGAGCTTTTGATGATGTTAGTCTTATCCATAAAGTAAGTAGTAAATACAATCTTTGGCTACACTTGGATGGCGCCTATTGTGGCTCAGTTATTTTTAGCGAGACATACAAACATTTGGTCAATGGTGTGGAATTAACAGATTCGTTTAGTGTTAACGCCCATAAAATGCTGGGGACACCGTTAAGCTGCTCCATTATCGTTACCCAAAACTCAGAAGACCTTCATATATCCTTTTCCAATGAAGCTGAGTACTTATACCAAACTGATGGCGACGAATACAACCTGGGCAAAACTTCCTTGCAATGCGGAAGACGTAATGATGCTTTGAAATTTTGGACTTTATGGAAAAGTATCGGTTCACAAGGCTTAGAGCGTATAGTAAACAAACAATTTCTATTGGCAGATGTAGCAAGAAGTTACATTAACAACCACCCAGATTACACTCTCTTTAGTTTTGACAATTCAATTTCGGTGTGCTTCAACTACAAAAGCACCCCCGCAAAAGAATTGTGCACAGCACTCTATAAAGAAGCCCAACTTATGGTAAGTTATGGCGTTTTTAAGGAACACGAATTCATCCGTCTGGTTACCATTAATTCGGTTCTGGATGAAACCGATATTATAAATTTCTTTAAGGTGTTGGAAACATTTGTGAAAAATCATAAATTCAACTTAAAATGA